Proteins found in one Cervus canadensis isolate Bull #8, Minnesota chromosome 24, ASM1932006v1, whole genome shotgun sequence genomic segment:
- the UBXN10 gene encoding UBX domain-containing protein 10 yields the protein MATEAPVNRAPPECSPGGSAVTDSFRWRPDSLNMHVTRPKSAKGRTRPRLHKRLGTEGCSGRAPPSLPPAIPCESPSSQKPGACTPKSPDQGAPSEIPELLQQVPFGASSSLNKYPVLPSINRKTLEEGALETVAKKAGSLQLSSAQALSQEETCTMKMGEKDPQAQACSPERRVLVRTERQTSSRAGDLEEPSDQDPRLLLAVRSPSGRRFVRHFRPTDALQTVVAVAEHTNKATYRPCSVETMEVPRRRFSDLSKSLQDCGIPNKSVLGISQEEGEGWS from the coding sequence ATGGCCACCGAAGCCCCTGTGAATAGAGCCCCCCCTGAGTGCAGCCCCGGTGGCAGCGCAGTGACTGACAGCTTCCGTTGGCGGCCAGACTCACTAAACATGCATGTCACGAGGCCCAAGTCCGCCAAGGGGCGCACTCGGCCGAGACTGCACAAGCGCCTGGGCACGGAGGGGTGTTCTGGCCGCGCACCACCTTCTCTGCCTCCGGCCATTCCCTGCGAGTCGCCGAGCAGCCAGAAACCAGGAGCCTGCACCCCCAAATCTCCAGATCAGGGAGCCCCCAGTGAGATCCCGGAGCTGCTGCAGCAGGTACCCTTTGGGGCATCCTCTTCCCTCAATAAATACCCAGTCCTCCCTTCCATCAACAGgaagaccctggaggagggcgcccTGGAGACAGTCGCTAAGAAAGCCGGCTCCCTGCAGCTTAGCAGCGCCCAGGCTCTTTCCCAGGAGGAGACCTGCACCATGAAGATGGGTGAAAAAGATCCCCAGGCTCAAGCCTGTTCCCCAGAGAGGAGAGTCCTCGTGCGGACCGAGAGACAGACCTCCTCCAGGGCTGGAGACCTGGAAGAGCCATCAGATCAAGACCCCAGACTGCTGCTCGCCGTCCGCTCACCCTCAGGCCGAAGGTTCGTCCGCCACTTCCGGCCAACTGATGCCTTGCAGACCGTTGTGGCCGTGGCCGAGCACACAAACAAGGCCACCTACCGACCCTGCAGCGTCGAAACGATGGAGGTGCCCAGGAGACGTTTCTCTGACCTCAGCAAATCTCTGCAGGACTGTGGAATCCCCAACAAGTCGGTGCTGGGCATCTCCCAGGAAGAGGGGGAAGGCTGGTCCTGA